Proteins encoded by one window of Culicoides brevitarsis isolate CSIRO-B50_1 chromosome 2, AGI_CSIRO_Cbre_v1, whole genome shotgun sequence:
- the LOC134830286 gene encoding large ribosomal subunit protein uL13m: protein MSLVKRGQQWGTFAKIWHIYDCKWQNPFQSAELIKRALLGLHKPIYHPMNYCGDHVVCINTKDIALPGTEWTKRAYFHHTGYPGGATWTLAWELHTKDKTMIMKKAVYSSMRGNLQRRHVMQCLHLFPDDKVPEEIMQNVTSQIRQPRAVPTRLDHIDKETLESFPQLLDFPKNYVLR, encoded by the exons ATGTCACTCGTTAAAAGGGGTCAG CAATGGGGAACCTTCGCAAAGATCTGGCACATTTACGATTGCAAATGGCAAAACCCCTTTCAGTCGGCGGAACTCATTAAAAGGGCTTTATTGGGTCTCCACAAGCCCATTTATCATCCAATGA attATTGCGGCGATCACGTCGTCTGTATCAACACGAAAGACATCGCGCTGCCAGGCACGGAATGGACTAAACGCGCGTATTTTCATCACACGGGCTATCCGGGCGGTGCAACGTGGACCTTGGCATGGGAGTTGCATACCAAAGACAAAACTATGATCATGAAAAAGGCGGTTTACAGTTCGATGCGTGGAAATTTGCAGCGAAGACATGTGATGCAGTGCCTCCATTTGTTCCCCGATGACAAAGTGCCGGAAGAAATAATGCAAAATGTGACGTCGCAAATTAGGCAACCGAGAGCCGTTCCCACGAGATTGGATCATATTGACAAAGAAACGCTGGAAAGTTTTCCGCAGCTGTTGGATTTCccgaaaaattatgttttgcgATAA
- the LOC134830285 gene encoding F-actin-capping protein subunit beta-like: MTEHQMDCALDLMRRLPPQQIEKNLIDLIDLAPALCEDLLTSIDQPLKIAKDKATGKDYLLCDYNRDGDSYRSPWSNTYDPPLEDGSLPSERLRNLEIEANYAFDQYREMYYEGGVSSVYLWDLDHGFAGVILIKKAGDGNKKIKGCWDSIHVVEVQEKTSGRSAHYKLTSTAMLWLQTNKQGSGTMNLGGSLTRQVEQDAAVGETSPHIANIGRLVEDMENKIRNTLNEIYFGKTKDIVNGLRSVQSLSDQKREDELKKQLAQQLQLRNKPDN; encoded by the exons ATG acggAACACCAGATGGATTGCGCTTTGGATTTGATGCGTCGCCTGCCCCCGCAACAAATCGAGAAAAATCTCATCGATTTGATCGATTTGGCGCCCGCTCTGTGCGAAGACCTGCTGACATCCATCGACCAGCCACTGAAAATTGCCAAAGACAAGGCGACGGGGAAGGATTACTTGCTTTGCGACTACAATCGTGACGGCGACTCGTACCGATCGCCGTGGTCAAACACGTACGATCCGCCACTCGAAGACGGGTCGTTGCCGTCGGAGCGCCTTCGAAACCTCGAAATTGAAGCCAACTATGCCTTTGATCAGTACCGCGAGATGTACTACGAGGGCGGCGTGTCTTCCGTCTACTTGTGGGACTTGGATCACGGATTTGCGGGCGTCATTCTGATCAAGAAGGCGGGCGacggcaacaaaaaaatcaaagggtGCTGGGACTCGATTCACGTCGTCGAGGTGCAGGAAAAAACGTCGGGACGCAGTGCGCACTACAAACTCACGTCGACCGCGATGTTGTGGCTGCAAACGAACAAGCAGGGCAGCGGCACGATGAATTTGGGCGGCAGTCTTACGCGACAAGTGGAACAAGATGCGGCAGTGGGCGAAACGTCGCCGCATATCGCCAACATTGGGCGCCTCGTCGAAGACATGGAGAACAAAATTCGCAACACACTGAACGAAATTTACTTTGGCAAGACCAAGGACATCGTGAACGGACTGAGAAGCGTGCAATCGTTGAGCGACCAGAAGCGCGAGGACGAACTGAAGAAACAGTTGGCGCAACAACTGCAACTCCGGAACAAACCCGACAACTAA